The nucleotide sequence GCCACCCAGAACGTGCAAAATGCCAACAACGCAGCGCAAGTCGCGCTGGGTGCGTTGACGTCGACCACGAACATTCTGCAGCGCATTCGCAGCCTCGCCGTCGAAGCGGCTTCGGACATCAACAGCAACAACGACCGTCTGAATCTGCAGACGGAAGTCACGCAGCTGCTGCTCGAAGTCAACCGCATCGCGCAGAACACGAACTTCAACGGAGCGCCGTTGCTC is from Candidatus Baltobacteraceae bacterium and encodes:
- a CDS encoding flagellin gives rise to the protein MSQGLSIANNLLANSVQLNLDYNQKQLQNTVTQLSSGLRINSAADDPSGNAIATNLQTQVDGFNQATQNVQNANNAAQVALGALTSTTNILQRIRSLAVEAASDINSNNDRLNLQTEVTQLLLEVNRIAQNTNFNGAPLL